One window of the Pyrinomonadaceae bacterium genome contains the following:
- a CDS encoding CHAT domain-containing protein: MSLTARRSPVAFLLIALSAFSASSPCANAQPTNEFPILRINEPVTRTLTGGEAHTFRLDAPARHLIKVTVLQKGVDVSVQAFDAQQKRLVIVDDSLGRVGAQEIEFEAETAGDYFVRVTARAEEVGGSYEIVLVLARAVTRDDRIRVTARGHISTGNSLRSRPSPDRNRKALAEYEKARQLYHQLNDVSGQAMALQYTGRVYETQSDYVRARQFYLRALEFWQRLHDRRGEALALKSIGSMNVFLGDFNAALPLLHKSAEIHRGTGDKEGEALAYHETANIHFQKGDFATALEQFERAEKLYRALGSKNLLGYLLSNIGEAYRGIGQLKTAADYQNQALAIFRALNRPHGIATALVYLGLVYSELGEARRAISYYEPAAPLCASLEERDCEARAYNFLGAAYAKLAEPQKALDYYAKSAAIYRQRGQTIGLIRMLNSSGALYVTLGEGARAREFFKEALGLARKSQNKLEEATALRHLGELFQTEGDTRSARLHLEQALSLQRETRNPLAEAATLARLGLLANSEGRTPEAMAIFEIALVIHRNAGAKPDQALTLHNLALAHYEFEDFTKALDYFDQALRLFRETENRNGEAMTLHRLAMVQRKTGRTEDARKNITTALAIAETIRGKLGSTDLRSTYLATVQQYYELYIDLLMEEHRAHPGKDFAVRALEASEQARARSLLDLLHEAKADLRRDADPQLLAREKELTELINGKSDQQQTAFSDPKKAELAKVLGQELNGLTLELETLQARIRESNPRYAELVSASSDPIAETQKLLEADTVLLEYKLSDERSYVWLITANGLQSHELAGRAEIEKLAQQFYQSLTARNQLVKPESPGQRRARVETADKQLETLGEKLRGLLLGPIESSLAGKRVLIVADGALQYVPFAALLNEPRLAGRSGAREIAFLPSIGVLSQLRRAHSGRPTPTKTVAVFADPVFEADDPRLPPSRRTTSNGTQTEIGFYGNGLPRLLGAREEARFILALAPAGTTFSAFDFDANRDRVTKGELNQYRVLHFATHALVNSQQPQLSGIVLSMYDALGNRRDGFLRLNHIYDLRLSSELVVLSACSTALGKDVRGEGLIGLTRGFMYAGAPRVIASLWKVDDEATTELMKLFYRNLLQKQMPASAALSAAQAEMRAQPRWRSPYYWAAFTLQGDWR; encoded by the coding sequence ATGAGTTTAACCGCCAGGAGAAGTCCGGTAGCCTTCCTATTGATAGCGCTCTCTGCTTTCAGTGCGTCATCACCTTGCGCGAACGCGCAGCCAACCAACGAATTCCCCATCCTGCGGATCAATGAGCCAGTTACTCGCACGCTGACAGGCGGCGAAGCCCACACGTTCCGGTTGGACGCGCCGGCGCGCCATCTGATTAAGGTGACTGTGCTGCAAAAAGGCGTCGATGTTTCGGTCCAGGCGTTTGACGCACAACAAAAGCGACTAGTAATCGTGGATGACTCTTTGGGACGCGTGGGGGCGCAGGAGATCGAATTCGAGGCGGAGACCGCAGGCGACTACTTCGTGCGTGTCACGGCGCGGGCCGAAGAAGTTGGAGGCTCTTACGAAATTGTTTTGGTGCTGGCGCGAGCGGTCACGCGCGATGACCGCATTCGCGTTACCGCTCGTGGTCATATCAGTACCGGCAATTCGCTTCGCTCGCGACCATCGCCCGACCGCAATCGAAAGGCGCTGGCGGAATACGAGAAGGCGCGTCAGCTCTACCATCAACTGAACGATGTTAGCGGCCAGGCAATGGCTTTGCAGTACACCGGACGTGTTTACGAGACACAGAGTGATTACGTGCGGGCCAGGCAGTTTTATTTGCGCGCGCTGGAGTTTTGGCAGCGACTGCACGACCGTCGCGGCGAGGCACTCGCGCTGAAGAGTATCGGGAGCATGAATGTCTTTCTCGGTGACTTCAATGCCGCACTTCCGCTGCTTCACAAATCCGCTGAGATCCACCGCGGCACCGGGGACAAGGAAGGCGAAGCTCTCGCCTACCACGAGACCGCAAACATTCACTTTCAAAAAGGAGACTTCGCTACGGCGCTCGAACAGTTCGAGCGCGCTGAGAAACTTTACCGCGCGTTGGGATCGAAGAACCTGCTCGGTTATCTGTTGAGCAACATCGGCGAAGCCTATCGCGGCATCGGCCAATTGAAAACCGCCGCCGATTATCAAAACCAGGCCCTCGCCATTTTTCGTGCCCTCAATCGGCCCCATGGAATCGCCACCGCTCTCGTCTACCTGGGGCTCGTTTATTCCGAACTCGGTGAAGCGCGAAGGGCGATTTCTTATTACGAGCCGGCGGCGCCTTTGTGCGCGTCGCTTGAAGAAAGAGACTGCGAAGCGCGGGCCTACAATTTTCTCGGCGCGGCGTACGCAAAGCTCGCCGAGCCGCAGAAGGCGCTGGATTATTACGCGAAGAGTGCCGCAATTTATCGACAGCGCGGCCAGACTATCGGCCTGATTCGCATGTTGAATTCATCCGGAGCGTTATACGTAACGCTCGGCGAAGGCGCGCGCGCGCGTGAATTTTTCAAAGAGGCGCTGGGGCTCGCGCGGAAATCGCAGAATAAGCTGGAAGAGGCAACCGCTCTGAGGCATCTCGGCGAACTGTTTCAAACGGAGGGTGACACCCGATCGGCACGGCTCCATTTGGAGCAGGCGCTAAGTCTCCAACGGGAAACCAGGAACCCGCTGGCCGAGGCAGCGACGCTTGCGCGCCTCGGTTTGCTCGCGAACTCTGAAGGTCGCACTCCGGAAGCAATGGCCATCTTCGAGATCGCGTTGGTGATCCATCGTAACGCGGGAGCTAAACCCGACCAGGCCCTGACGCTGCACAATCTTGCGCTGGCCCACTACGAGTTCGAAGATTTCACAAAAGCGCTCGACTACTTCGATCAAGCGCTTAGGCTTTTTCGCGAAACCGAAAATCGGAATGGCGAAGCGATGACGCTGCATCGCCTCGCGATGGTGCAGCGAAAGACAGGACGAACAGAGGACGCGCGGAAAAACATCACGACGGCACTCGCAATTGCGGAAACGATTCGCGGAAAACTCGGCAGCACGGACTTGCGTTCGACTTACCTGGCGACGGTGCAACAGTACTACGAGCTGTACATCGATCTGCTCATGGAAGAACACCGCGCCCATCCGGGAAAGGATTTTGCGGTCCGCGCACTTGAGGCGAGCGAGCAGGCACGTGCGCGCAGCCTTCTGGATTTGTTGCACGAGGCGAAGGCCGACCTGCGGCGCGACGCTGATCCACAATTGCTGGCGCGTGAAAAAGAGCTGACCGAACTGATCAACGGCAAAAGCGATCAGCAGCAAACAGCTTTTAGCGATCCAAAGAAAGCCGAACTGGCTAAGGTTCTGGGACAAGAGCTGAATGGTTTGACGCTTGAACTCGAAACGCTGCAAGCGCGGATCAGAGAAAGCAATCCGCGTTATGCCGAGTTGGTGAGCGCCAGTTCTGATCCGATTGCTGAGACGCAGAAGCTGCTCGAAGCGGACACAGTGCTGCTTGAATACAAGCTGAGTGACGAGCGGAGTTACGTTTGGCTAATTACAGCAAACGGACTGCAGAGCCACGAGCTTGCGGGCCGGGCTGAAATTGAAAAACTCGCGCAGCAATTCTACCAGTCGTTAACAGCGCGCAATCAACTCGTAAAACCTGAGTCGCCCGGACAGCGGCGCGCACGGGTTGAAACGGCAGACAAGCAACTGGAAACGCTCGGCGAAAAGCTAAGGGGACTTCTGCTCGGGCCGATTGAATCGTCGCTTGCCGGTAAACGCGTGTTGATTGTTGCGGATGGCGCGTTGCAATACGTGCCATTCGCGGCGCTGCTCAACGAGCCACGATTGGCCGGCAGATCAGGCGCCCGCGAAATTGCTTTTCTGCCATCAATCGGCGTATTGAGTCAGCTGCGACGTGCGCACAGCGGCCGGCCAACGCCCACGAAAACTGTCGCCGTATTCGCGGATCCGGTTTTCGAGGCTGACGACCCGCGGCTTCCGCCATCTCGAAGAACAACTTCCAACGGAACTCAAACGGAGATCGGCTTCTACGGAAACGGCCTGCCTCGGTTATTGGGCGCGCGCGAAGAAGCGAGGTTTATTCTCGCGCTGGCGCCCGCGGGCACGACGTTCAGCGCGTTTGACTTCGATGCCAATCGCGACCGCGTAACGAAGGGAGAGTTGAATCAGTATCGGGTGCTGCACTTTGCGACGCACGCTCTCGTGAATTCGCAGCAGCCTCAGCTTTCCGGGATCGTGCTTTCGATGTATGACGCACTGGGGAATCGGCGGGATGGCTTTCTCAGACTGAACCACATCTACGACCTGCGACTCTCAAGCGAGTTGGTCGTCTTGAGTGCCTGCAGCACTGCGCTCGGCAAAGACGTCCGTGGCGAAGGCTTAATTGGTCTGACGCGCGGGTTCATGTACGCGGGCGCCCCGCGGGTTATCGCCAGCCTTTGGAAAGTGGACGACGAAGCGACCACTGAATTGATGAAGCTCTTCTATCGCAACCTGCTGCAAAAACAGATGCCTGCATCCGCAGCCTTGTCCGCCGCGCAAGCCGAAATGCGCGCACAGCCACGCTGGCGCTCGCCGTATTACTGGGCCGCGTTTACTTTGCAAGGCGATTGGCGATAG
- a CDS encoding aspartyl protease family protein: MKRNRLITLLFALMVTLAAVVSPFSEQAVLSSRGRRAPEASAPKPIVTIPFKLVTRHIVVPVKINNSRPLSFVFDTGDKVGIVDIARARELGLDLHGQLRIGGAGSDTLLGSYVRGATWKLQGFEEFSQPVALAIPLGRLAARFGHDFDGIIGSDFIKQFVIEVDYQAHVLRLHAKDGFVYSGNGESIPVQFNSQGHPLIDAEVTPRGGQPIKGRFVFDLGSSGALALHTPLVKEHRLLEANHHTIRAIGVGGAGGDVQARMTRVSELKIGKFKIAGPTALLSQDKAGAFANASLAGNIGQRIASKFKLFLDYERHRIIFEPASTFQDPFDQAQSGMALTAEGAGFSILRVLDVLENSPASEAGLLKDDQILKVNGKHAADLSITALGEMFERPGSYLITVRRGDKTIELKLTPRKLV, encoded by the coding sequence GTGAAGCGAAATCGTCTTATCACTCTTCTATTCGCATTGATGGTAACGCTCGCGGCGGTCGTCTCGCCGTTTTCGGAGCAGGCAGTTCTTTCGTCGCGGGGGCGGCGTGCGCCTGAGGCTTCGGCTCCCAAGCCGATCGTCACGATCCCTTTCAAGCTCGTGACCAGGCACATCGTAGTTCCGGTCAAGATAAATAATTCGCGGCCGCTCTCATTTGTTTTTGATACCGGTGACAAGGTCGGCATAGTCGACATTGCCCGCGCCAGGGAACTCGGCCTGGATCTTCATGGGCAGCTTCGCATTGGCGGCGCCGGCAGCGACACGCTCCTCGGATCGTATGTCCGCGGCGCGACATGGAAACTGCAAGGCTTCGAAGAGTTTTCCCAGCCGGTCGCGCTGGCCATTCCGCTGGGCCGCCTCGCCGCGCGATTCGGACACGACTTCGATGGGATCATCGGCAGTGACTTCATCAAACAGTTTGTGATCGAAGTTGATTACCAGGCGCACGTTCTCAGGTTGCACGCTAAAGACGGGTTCGTTTATTCAGGCAACGGTGAGAGCATACCGGTTCAATTCAACAGTCAGGGACATCCACTCATCGATGCTGAGGTGACCCCGCGCGGCGGCCAACCGATCAAGGGGAGGTTTGTGTTCGATCTGGGGTCCAGCGGCGCGCTCGCTTTACATACTCCGTTGGTCAAAGAACACCGCCTGCTCGAAGCGAATCATCACACGATTCGAGCAATTGGTGTCGGGGGCGCAGGCGGCGACGTCCAGGCTCGCATGACCCGCGTCTCAGAACTGAAGATTGGCAAGTTCAAAATCGCGGGCCCCACCGCTCTGTTGTCGCAGGACAAAGCCGGCGCTTTCGCCAATGCCTCGCTCGCCGGAAATATTGGTCAGCGCATCGCGAGTAAGTTCAAGCTCTTTCTCGATTACGAACGGCACCGAATAATTTTCGAACCGGCGTCGACTTTCCAGGACCCTTTCGACCAGGCGCAGAGTGGGATGGCCCTCACTGCTGAAGGCGCAGGTTTTTCCATCCTTCGCGTTCTCGACGTGCTTGAAAATTCACCGGCGTCGGAGGCCGGACTGCTTAAAGACGATCAAATTTTGAAGGTTAACGGCAAGCACGCAGCCGATCTTAGTATTACCGCGCTGGGTGAAATGTTCGAGCGTCCTGGAAGTTATCTAATCACAGTGCGCCGCGGTGACAAGACCATCGAGTTGAAGCTGACTCCGCGGAAGTTGGTCTAA
- a CDS encoding glycoside hydrolase family 25 protein, which yields MPINVVIDISHHNGNVDLKKAKAAGVLGVIHKATQGVGMFDNRYQTNRQQAQAAGLLWGAYHFGTKANGAAQADFFLSKADADNQTLLILDYEPNGNSTMTLDQARAFVARVKAVSGRFPGLYSGNLIKEQLGGQPVDPILSQCFLWLAQYANQTTNIPATWPSWTLWQYTDGVAGPGPHSVDGIGPCDRNQFNGTVEQLQQLWGVAADAAGSN from the coding sequence ATGCCAATCAATGTCGTTATCGACATCTCGCATCACAATGGGAATGTCGATCTGAAGAAAGCCAAAGCAGCCGGTGTCCTGGGTGTCATCCACAAAGCGACTCAGGGAGTGGGGATGTTCGATAACCGGTATCAAACCAATCGTCAGCAAGCTCAGGCTGCCGGACTGTTGTGGGGCGCCTATCACTTCGGCACGAAAGCCAACGGTGCAGCGCAGGCTGATTTCTTCCTGAGCAAGGCCGACGCCGACAACCAGACGCTGCTGATACTGGACTACGAACCTAACGGCAATTCCACCATGACGCTCGATCAAGCGCGCGCATTTGTGGCGCGCGTGAAAGCAGTCAGCGGCAGATTTCCCGGCCTCTACTCAGGCAACTTGATCAAAGAACAATTGGGCGGGCAGCCTGTGGATCCGATTTTGTCGCAGTGCTTTCTTTGGCTCGCTCAGTATGCCAACCAAACAACCAACATTCCGGCCACCTGGCCCAGCTGGACGCTGTGGCAATACACCGACGGAGTAGCGGGGCCCGGTCCGCATTCAGTCGACGGCATTGGCCCATGTGACCGCAATCAATTCAACGGCACGGTCGAGCAATTACAACAACTCTGGGGTGTTGCGGCTGACGCCGCCGGCAGCAACTAA
- the queG gene encoding tRNA epoxyqueuosine(34) reductase QueG: MPVTPQHVSGEVKQRSQAVKAKALELGFQAVGIARAEVLLDERQQLEEWLHRGFHGEMPYMARDPEQRTDLQKIFPEARSVIAVAMNYYTPHQHVDDDNVGHVSRYAWGDDYHEVVGEKLRELLEWIKQQWPEAEGKVCVDIQPVMDKAWAARAGLGWMGKHTNVITRAYGSWVFLGELLLNLELEYEADQIADQCGSCTLCLDECPTGAIVEPYVLDANLCISHATIESRAATIRADVAERLDGWLYGCDVCQDVCPWNHTTPVTLETRFEPRERNVNASLVETLELTPESYAARFRGSAMKRAKLAGLQRNARALLENSTQNSSVS; this comes from the coding sequence ATGCCAGTTACTCCTCAGCACGTCTCGGGTGAGGTGAAGCAGCGCAGCCAAGCGGTTAAGGCAAAGGCGCTGGAACTCGGGTTTCAGGCCGTGGGAATTGCTCGCGCCGAGGTGCTGCTCGACGAACGTCAACAACTCGAAGAGTGGCTGCACCGTGGATTTCACGGCGAAATGCCTTACATGGCTCGCGATCCGGAGCAGCGAACCGACCTGCAAAAGATTTTTCCTGAAGCACGTTCAGTCATCGCCGTCGCGATGAATTACTACACGCCTCATCAGCATGTTGACGATGACAACGTCGGTCACGTGTCCCGTTACGCCTGGGGAGATGACTATCACGAAGTAGTCGGCGAGAAACTCCGCGAACTTCTTGAGTGGATAAAACAGCAATGGCCGGAGGCGGAGGGTAAGGTTTGCGTGGATATTCAGCCCGTCATGGACAAGGCCTGGGCGGCGCGCGCCGGGCTTGGCTGGATGGGGAAACACACGAACGTGATCACGCGCGCCTACGGCTCATGGGTTTTCCTCGGCGAGTTGTTGCTGAACCTGGAGCTTGAGTACGAAGCGGATCAAATTGCGGATCAATGCGGTAGTTGCACTCTCTGTCTTGATGAGTGTCCCACGGGCGCGATTGTTGAGCCGTACGTACTGGATGCGAATCTGTGCATCTCACACGCGACGATCGAATCACGCGCGGCCACGATTCGTGCCGACGTGGCTGAACGCCTGGACGGCTGGCTTTACGGCTGTGATGTGTGTCAGGACGTGTGCCCCTGGAACCACACAACGCCGGTCACGCTTGAAACGCGCTTTGAACCTCGCGAAAGAAACGTTAATGCCTCGCTGGTTGAGACTCTTGAACTGACGCCCGAGTCGTACGCTGCTCGTTTCCGAGGGAGCGCGATGAAACGCGCTAAGCTCGCAGGTTTGCAGAGAAATGCTCGAGCATTGCTTGAAAACTCAACGCAAAACTCGTCCGTGTCGTGA
- a CDS encoding TonB-dependent receptor: MRKIFSFSFAALLVLALSAFSVMAQSTTTGAIGVTVTDPKGAVVPGATVVARNSETNKEDTATTDDEGRARINNLQPGTYTVTAEGSGFGKFTQQNIVVEVGVVSSVDAVMAIAGGENIVEVTGGAPVINTEQQDFSSNINQTSINELPINGRRWSNFALLTPGAVPDGNFGLISFRGISGLLNNSTIDGGDNNQAFFAEERGRTRISYSVSQAAIREFQVNTSSYSAEYGRSAGGVVNAVTKSGTNEFHGNLFYYQRNNKWGARNPLATNNVLVNGVFTPVGIKPHDVRHQFGGTIGGPIVRDKAFFFFSYDEQRRDFPGLARFNNPNFLNTANRTLLTSRGLTNPQIDAGLAFLNSLTGEVERRGDQRLILPKLDWNLNDSNTLTVTYNRLRWNSPNGVQTQATNTRARDNFGDDLVDIDWLTARLSSTLSSSLLNEFRFQWGRDNETQFSRAPQAGEPTNSIDGRSPQTFITNGLSFGIPEFLDRPAFPDERRWQFANTMTWTQGKHALKFGGDINFVKDIINNLRFIGGEFNYTGANAIDDFIFDYINFTTNGAIRALPTDVIPFNGVCPRLATTTAVAARIRAGQCYAGAFNQGIGPLGLTIKTTDFNFFIQDDWRIHPRLTLNLGLRYEYQKNPDAVAPNPALPQTANKVNDKNNFGPRVGFAFDMTGDGKTSLRGGWGLYYGRVINSTVYSALTNTGLGPSVSQQQLTIASNNLPPSTSTCGGNPVTAQNCLPIYPNLLVPIGATTTNVVVRPAVQYFDDDFQLPQIHQGDLIVEREIARNMVVSASYLFSFGNSLPTFVDTNLPPPARNVALNIVGGPLNGQQVVTPIFVGARPNTTYQQLTEIRSNIISKYHALVLQANRRLTDGLQFQVNYTLSRAMDNGQGSQTFVANNVPFNAFDPAAEDALSNFDRRQKFVASLVYNTDFASLRDKPAGHIFNGWTIAPILNAFSGARVTPFVSGGVSPTAFGFASNTTPGGGVNGSGGSNRFAGLPRNAFKQPNIWYVDLRLSRRFKITEGTKLEILGEAFNLFNRTQVTLVNTTAYTQSGTTMTFSPTFLSTTGADSTLFRERQVQLAVRFEF, encoded by the coding sequence ATGCGTAAAATCTTCAGTTTTAGTTTTGCTGCGCTCCTGGTGCTGGCGCTCTCCGCGTTCAGCGTCATGGCGCAGTCGACGACTACAGGCGCGATCGGCGTTACCGTTACTGACCCGAAGGGCGCCGTCGTCCCGGGTGCCACGGTGGTCGCGCGCAATTCCGAAACCAATAAGGAAGACACGGCGACGACCGACGACGAAGGGCGCGCCCGCATCAACAACCTGCAACCGGGAACGTACACTGTGACGGCTGAAGGTTCCGGGTTCGGGAAGTTCACCCAACAGAACATCGTCGTGGAAGTCGGCGTGGTTAGCTCAGTTGACGCGGTCATGGCGATCGCCGGCGGTGAGAACATCGTCGAAGTCACGGGCGGCGCACCGGTAATCAATACCGAGCAGCAGGACTTCTCAAGCAACATCAACCAGACTTCGATTAACGAACTGCCCATCAACGGCCGCCGCTGGTCTAACTTTGCGTTGCTGACCCCAGGCGCGGTTCCGGATGGTAACTTTGGCTTGATTAGTTTTCGCGGCATTTCCGGACTGCTGAACAACAGCACCATCGACGGCGGCGACAACAACCAGGCGTTCTTCGCTGAAGAGCGCGGCCGCACGCGTATAAGCTACTCAGTCAGCCAGGCGGCGATTCGCGAATTTCAGGTGAACACCTCCAGCTACTCAGCCGAGTATGGACGCTCGGCCGGCGGCGTGGTCAACGCTGTCACCAAGAGCGGCACCAACGAATTCCACGGCAATCTCTTCTACTATCAGCGCAACAACAAGTGGGGCGCCCGCAATCCTTTGGCGACCAACAATGTGCTGGTAAACGGCGTCTTCACGCCGGTCGGGATCAAGCCGCACGACGTGCGTCATCAGTTCGGTGGCACCATCGGTGGCCCAATCGTGAGGGACAAGGCTTTCTTTTTCTTCTCATACGACGAGCAGCGCCGCGATTTTCCAGGTCTCGCCAGGTTCAACAATCCTAACTTCTTGAACACGGCCAACCGGACCCTTCTGACATCGCGCGGACTGACGAACCCACAAATCGACGCCGGTCTCGCCTTCCTGAACAGCCTTACGGGCGAGGTGGAGCGTCGCGGCGATCAAAGGCTGATCCTGCCGAAGCTGGACTGGAACCTTAACGACAGTAATACCTTAACCGTGACTTATAACCGTTTGCGCTGGAATTCGCCCAACGGAGTTCAGACACAGGCCACGAACACGCGCGCGCGTGACAACTTCGGTGATGATTTGGTTGACATCGACTGGTTGACCGCCCGGCTCAGCTCAACGCTTTCGTCAAGTTTGTTGAATGAGTTCCGATTCCAATGGGGACGTGATAACGAAACGCAGTTTAGCCGTGCGCCACAAGCGGGCGAGCCGACGAACTCGATCGATGGCCGCTCTCCCCAAACGTTCATCACGAATGGCCTGAGCTTCGGTATACCGGAGTTCCTCGACCGTCCGGCGTTTCCGGATGAACGACGCTGGCAATTCGCCAACACGATGACGTGGACGCAAGGTAAACACGCGTTGAAGTTCGGCGGAGACATCAACTTCGTCAAGGACATCATCAACAACCTTCGCTTCATCGGCGGCGAGTTCAACTACACCGGCGCGAATGCAATCGATGATTTTATTTTTGACTACATCAACTTTACGACCAACGGAGCCATCCGCGCTCTTCCAACCGACGTCATCCCTTTCAATGGTGTCTGCCCGCGTTTGGCTACGACGACGGCCGTGGCCGCACGAATCCGCGCGGGCCAGTGCTACGCTGGCGCCTTTAACCAGGGTATCGGGCCGCTCGGTCTAACGATAAAGACCACGGATTTCAACTTTTTCATTCAGGATGACTGGCGGATTCACCCGCGCCTGACGCTAAACCTCGGTTTGCGTTACGAGTACCAGAAGAATCCTGACGCCGTTGCGCCAAATCCGGCGTTACCGCAAACGGCCAACAAGGTGAATGACAAGAACAACTTCGGTCCGCGCGTCGGATTCGCATTCGACATGACCGGCGACGGTAAGACGTCCCTTCGTGGCGGCTGGGGCCTGTACTACGGTCGCGTGATCAATTCGACTGTTTACAGTGCGCTTACCAACACGGGTCTTGGTCCGAGTGTCTCGCAGCAGCAGTTGACGATTGCCTCGAATAATCTGCCACCGAGCACGTCAACCTGTGGTGGTAACCCGGTCACGGCGCAAAACTGCTTGCCGATTTATCCAAACCTGTTGGTGCCGATTGGGGCAACCACCACCAATGTCGTTGTGCGTCCGGCGGTCCAGTACTTCGACGACGACTTTCAACTGCCGCAAATTCACCAGGGCGATCTAATCGTCGAACGTGAGATTGCTCGCAACATGGTCGTCTCGGCTTCGTATCTATTCAGCTTCGGAAATTCACTGCCGACCTTTGTCGACACGAATTTGCCGCCACCGGCGCGGAATGTGGCGCTGAACATCGTGGGTGGACCATTAAATGGTCAGCAGGTCGTAACTCCAATCTTTGTCGGTGCCCGGCCAAACACCACCTATCAGCAGCTAACGGAGATCCGCAGCAATATCATTTCGAAGTATCACGCGTTGGTGCTGCAGGCCAATCGTCGTCTGACGGACGGCTTGCAGTTCCAGGTGAACTACACCTTGTCGCGGGCGATGGACAACGGCCAGGGATCGCAGACTTTCGTCGCGAACAATGTTCCGTTCAATGCATTCGATCCGGCGGCGGAAGATGCTCTGTCGAATTTTGACCGGCGACAGAAGTTTGTGGCGAGCCTGGTCTACAACACGGACTTCGCCAGCTTACGAGACAAACCGGCCGGCCACATTTTCAACGGCTGGACGATTGCTCCGATTCTCAATGCGTTTTCGGGTGCCCGCGTGACTCCGTTTGTCAGTGGCGGCGTCAGTCCGACAGCATTCGGATTTGCTTCGAATACGACGCCTGGGGGTGGCGTGAACGGTTCAGGTGGTTCCAACCGTTTTGCCGGTCTGCCGCGGAACGCCTTCAAGCAGCCGAACATTTGGTACGTTGATCTCCGCCTTTCGCGGCGGTTCAAGATTACCGAAGGAACGAAGCTGGAAATTCTGGGCGAGGCCTTTAATCTCTTCAACCGCACCCAGGTTACTCTCGTGAACACCACGGCGTACACGCAGTCCGGTACGACGATGACCTTCAGCCCGACGTTTCTGTCAACGACCGGCGCTGACAGCACGCTCTTCCGCGAGCGGCAGGTTCAGCTGGCTGTCAGGTTTGAGTTCTAA